The following are from one region of the Halomonas qaidamensis genome:
- the purH gene encoding bifunctional phosphoribosylaminoimidazolecarboxamide formyltransferase/IMP cyclohydrolase, with product MADSTATPVRRALLSVSDKTGIVEFARGLSQHGVELLSTGGTFRLLQENAIPVKEVSEHTGFPEIMDGRVKTLHPKIHGGILARRGQDDAVMAENDITPIDMVVVNLYPFAATVANPDCTLEDAIENIDIGGPTMVRACAKNHAYTTIVVNAEDYARVLGELAAQDGQVSAATRFDLAVKAFEHTAGYDGAIANYLGRKVTSEDSTFARTFNLQLAKKQDMRYGENPHQQAAFYVDPMANEPSVATAKTLQGKPLSFNNVADTDAAFECVKAFDETACVIVKHANPCGVAIGTTALEAYEKAFATDPTSAFGGIIAFNVTLDTETARAIIDRQFVEVIIAPGVSDEAAAIIAEKQNVRLLDVSAHWPGEAQPAFDFKRVNGGLLVQERDQGMVTREELTVVSDRSPSEQELRDLGFAWRVAKFVKSNAIVYAKEGQTIGVGAGQMSRVYSAKIAGIKAADEGLSVPGSVMASDAFFPFRDGIDAAAAAGITAVIQPGGSMRDQEVIDAANEAGIAMVFTGMRHFRH from the coding sequence ATGGCTGATAGCACTGCTACCCCCGTCCGTCGCGCCCTTTTGAGCGTATCCGATAAAACTGGCATTGTTGAATTCGCCCGCGGTTTGAGCCAGCACGGCGTGGAACTCCTCTCGACTGGCGGCACCTTCCGTTTACTTCAAGAAAATGCCATTCCTGTTAAAGAAGTTTCTGAGCACACCGGGTTTCCCGAAATCATGGATGGTCGTGTGAAAACACTGCACCCGAAGATCCATGGCGGTATTCTAGCGCGCCGCGGCCAGGATGATGCCGTAATGGCCGAGAACGACATTACCCCTATCGACATGGTGGTGGTTAATCTTTATCCCTTTGCCGCCACCGTTGCCAACCCGGACTGCACCCTAGAAGACGCCATTGAAAATATTGATATCGGTGGACCGACCATGGTGCGGGCATGCGCAAAAAATCACGCCTACACCACTATTGTGGTAAATGCTGAAGACTATGCCCGAGTGTTAGGAGAGCTGGCAGCGCAAGACGGTCAAGTAAGCGCTGCGACCCGCTTTGATTTGGCAGTAAAAGCGTTTGAACACACCGCTGGTTATGATGGTGCTATTGCCAATTATCTTGGTCGCAAAGTCACCAGCGAAGACTCAACGTTCGCCCGCACCTTTAACCTGCAATTAGCTAAAAAGCAGGACATGCGATACGGTGAAAACCCGCATCAGCAAGCAGCATTTTACGTAGACCCAATGGCCAACGAGCCAAGTGTTGCTACAGCCAAAACCCTACAAGGCAAGCCACTTTCTTTTAATAATGTGGCTGATACAGACGCAGCATTTGAATGCGTTAAAGCGTTTGATGAAACGGCTTGTGTGATCGTGAAACATGCCAATCCTTGCGGGGTAGCCATTGGCACTACTGCGCTTGAGGCATATGAAAAAGCCTTTGCTACCGATCCGACGAGTGCTTTTGGCGGCATTATTGCATTTAACGTAACGCTGGATACTGAAACAGCCCGTGCCATTATCGACCGCCAGTTTGTAGAAGTTATTATTGCCCCGGGTGTAAGTGATGAGGCAGCTGCCATCATTGCAGAAAAACAGAATGTTCGCCTGCTTGATGTCAGCGCCCACTGGCCTGGCGAAGCACAACCAGCGTTTGACTTTAAACGGGTTAACGGTGGGCTGTTAGTACAAGAGCGTGACCAGGGCATGGTAACGCGGGAAGAACTGACCGTGGTTAGCGACCGCTCACCGTCAGAACAAGAACTGCGTGATCTAGGCTTTGCTTGGAGAGTCGCTAAATTTGTTAAATCGAACGCCATTGTATATGCCAAAGAAGGGCAAACCATTGGCGTTGGCGCTGGTCAAATGAGTCGAGTTTACTCGGCCAAAATTGCAGGTATTAAAGCAGCCGATGAGGGCCTTTCCGTGCCTGGCTCAGTAATGGCATCGGATGCCTTCTTCCCCTTCCGTGATGGCATTGATGCCGCTGCAGCCGCAGGCATTACCGCGGTAATTCAGCCAGGCGGTTCAATGCGTGACCAGGAAGTGATTGATGCTGCTAACGAAGCAGGCATTGCTATGGTATTTACGGGCATGCGCCACTTCCGCCATTAA
- the dusB gene encoding tRNA dihydrouridine synthase DusB, giving the protein MTTQNFQPPKVGPYQLPNHVILAPMAGVTDRPFRQLCRRLGAGWVVGEMVTADPSLWHTRKSKLRMDHEGEPDPRVVQIAGGDAEMLANAARLNAELGAQVIDINMGCPAKKVCNKAAGSALMRDEALVAEILDAVVKAVDIPVTLKIRTGWSADANNGLRIAKLAESAGIQALAVHGRHREQRYTGWAEYDTIADIKSRLTIPVVANGDITSPQKAKEVLSYTGADAVMIGRGAQGNPWIFQQITHYLTHGELLAPPTLSERRQVLEAHLRALHAFYGETMGVRIARKHLGWYLAEDPRFNEKQHYLLKQQFNALATPESQFDWINDAMTQDAAGRLLAKGSHAA; this is encoded by the coding sequence ATGACCACACAAAACTTTCAGCCACCCAAGGTTGGGCCTTACCAGTTACCTAACCACGTTATTTTGGCGCCGATGGCAGGCGTTACCGACCGCCCATTTCGCCAACTTTGTCGACGTTTGGGGGCTGGCTGGGTGGTTGGTGAAATGGTCACCGCCGATCCTTCTCTTTGGCACACCCGAAAATCCAAGCTGCGCATGGATCATGAAGGTGAACCCGACCCACGGGTTGTGCAAATTGCCGGGGGCGATGCTGAGATGCTGGCGAATGCTGCGCGCCTGAATGCAGAACTTGGCGCTCAAGTGATTGATATCAACATGGGCTGTCCGGCAAAAAAGGTCTGCAATAAGGCCGCTGGCTCTGCCCTAATGCGTGATGAAGCACTAGTCGCTGAGATTCTCGATGCTGTTGTAAAAGCCGTTGATATACCCGTTACTTTAAAAATTCGCACTGGCTGGTCTGCTGACGCCAACAACGGTTTACGCATTGCTAAACTTGCAGAATCAGCAGGCATTCAGGCCTTGGCAGTACATGGACGTCATCGAGAGCAGCGCTATACTGGATGGGCTGAGTACGACACTATTGCCGACATTAAATCGCGTTTGACAATCCCGGTGGTCGCTAATGGGGATATTACCAGCCCACAAAAAGCCAAAGAGGTATTGTCATATACAGGCGCCGATGCAGTAATGATTGGTCGTGGAGCGCAAGGTAATCCGTGGATCTTTCAGCAAATCACACACTATCTTACCCATGGGGAATTGTTAGCACCGCCTACTCTTAGTGAGCGGCGCCAGGTTCTCGAAGCGCATTTAAGGGCTCTACACGCTTTTTATGGCGAGACTATGGGGGTGCGAATAGCACGCAAACATCTAGGGTGGTATTTAGCTGAAGATCCGCGCTTCAATGAAAAACAACATTATCTGTTAAAGCAGCAATTTAATGCGCTTGCTACACCAGAATCACAATTCGATTGGATTAATGATGCCATGACGCAAGACGCTGCAGGGCGTCTGCTAGCCAAAGGAAGCCATGCTGCATGA
- the fis gene encoding DNA-binding transcriptional regulator Fis has product MTERDLLSNELSHRLSGTLADPAASAPPQPLREAVETAIRRYFEHLDGSQATDLYTMVMAEVEAPLLSCVMEHTEGNQTRAADVLGLNRGTLRKKLKLYGLIEGDAP; this is encoded by the coding sequence ATGACTGAACGCGACCTGCTTTCGAACGAGCTCTCTCACCGCCTTTCCGGGACACTCGCAGACCCCGCCGCGAGTGCCCCGCCGCAACCATTAAGGGAAGCAGTTGAGACAGCAATACGCCGTTACTTCGAGCATCTCGATGGCAGCCAGGCAACCGATCTCTACACGATGGTGATGGCCGAAGTGGAAGCACCGTTACTTAGCTGTGTAATGGAGCACACCGAGGGCAACCAAACCCGTGCCGCGGATGTATTAGGCTTAAATCGTGGCACATTGCGCAAAAAACTTAAGCTATATGGCTTGATTGAAGGTGACGCCCCATAA